The following nucleotide sequence is from Achromobacter spanius.
GATGAAGGCCGATCAGTCGGCCCGCATCGCCGAGTCCCAGCGCCAGGCGCGCGAAATCCTGGAGCGCCGCGTGGCCGAGGTTGGCCAAATCAACGAACGGAATGCGAAGGCCGAATGGGCCGCTTATGGAGGTATGCGCAATGCGCAAGTACAAGACGACGGCCTACGGGCTGATGTTGATGCTGGGCGCCAGCGGCTGCACGTCGTTGCCAGTTGCCCCGCCTCCAGCGGTGGAGTGCCCAAAGCCCGAGCCGGCTCCGGCCTGGGTGATGGAACCCGCGCCGAACTTGATCCAGCTGCTCGACCGGATTATTTCGCCCTCAGGGCAGGAATCCAGCAAGTGACTGCGCAATTGGATGCATGTCAGGCGCGTATACGCTAACGCGGGGCCATTCATTATTTTGGGCGCATGATCTCGGAGCATTAACACGTTGGATTGAGGGCACTCGCCCGTTTCAGAGTGCGCGCTATACCGTCCATGAACCTTGAAAATACACTCTCGCTGCTCTCCCTGACCGTCGCCGTATGCGACCTGGCCTTCGTGCTGCTAGACCGAGCCGCAGCAAAAAGGCGCAAACTGCGCCGCAAGAAAAAATAGCCATAGGCTGCTACCCGTGAAGTCGCAGCGACGTTGATCGTTGTTGCGGCTTCCTACGC
It contains:
- a CDS encoding lysis system i-spanin subunit Rz, which encodes MNPLAKLTGALMGWKGYAAALLVGAIVAGGAAWRVQGWRYGAEIAEMKADQSARIAESQRQAREILERRVAEVGQINERNAKAEWAAYGGMRNAQVQDDGLRADVDAGRQRLHVVASCPASSGGVPKARAGSGLGDGTRAELDPAARPDYFALRAGIQQVTAQLDACQARIR